From one Mycobacterium colombiense CECT 3035 genomic stretch:
- a CDS encoding DUF3349 domain-containing protein, which yields MGLRSRLFSVVAFLRAGYPRPAPEVGYAPLLALLPRRVSDDEILAIAKRLLTPRRHAIDAVEVGVEIIGVTDEMPSAADVERVLVAVQAGRHDG from the coding sequence ATGGGCCTGCGAAGTCGGTTGTTCAGCGTGGTCGCCTTTTTGCGCGCGGGCTACCCCAGGCCGGCGCCTGAGGTGGGATACGCACCGCTGCTGGCGTTGTTGCCGCGGCGAGTGTCCGACGACGAAATCCTCGCCATCGCCAAGCGACTCCTCACGCCCCGCCGGCACGCCATCGACGCCGTCGAGGTCGGCGTGGAAATCATCGGCGTGACCGACGAAATGCCTTCCGCCGCCGACGTCGAGCGGGTTCTGGTCGCCGTGCAAGCGGGCCGCCACGACGGCTGA
- a CDS encoding glycosyltransferase, which produces MSTAVPRAYDAAAVVIPAHNERAQLPACLRAVLTAALCAPIPVTVVVVLDGCEDGSDEFAGEYGPDVHFISVDVRNAGTARAVGFGYARSLLGDDTRTWFATADAGSRVDPRWLLDQLRSGADMVVGVMRCYEAGTHARQTQHEVVDGDMGFAARAYWHVGGFHIGATGEKADLVERFEAAGYHIHRDTDLSVITSKRIQARDPYGFADYLTQLGRTAAGDCA; this is translated from the coding sequence ATGTCAACCGCCGTGCCACGCGCATACGACGCTGCCGCCGTAGTGATCCCCGCCCACAACGAGCGTGCGCAGCTGCCGGCCTGTCTGCGCGCGGTGCTGACCGCCGCCCTGTGCGCGCCGATCCCCGTCACGGTCGTGGTGGTTTTGGACGGCTGCGAGGACGGCAGCGACGAGTTCGCCGGCGAGTACGGCCCCGATGTGCATTTCATCAGCGTCGACGTCCGCAACGCCGGCACCGCCCGCGCGGTCGGCTTCGGTTACGCCCGATCGCTGTTGGGCGACGACACCAGGACCTGGTTCGCCACCGCCGACGCCGGCAGCCGGGTGGACCCGCGGTGGCTGCTTGATCAGCTGCGGTCCGGCGCGGACATGGTCGTCGGCGTCATGCGGTGCTACGAAGCCGGCACCCACGCCCGGCAGACCCAGCACGAGGTCGTCGACGGCGACATGGGGTTCGCCGCGCGCGCGTACTGGCACGTCGGAGGTTTTCACATCGGGGCGACCGGCGAAAAGGCCGACCTGGTCGAGCGGTTCGAGGCCGCCGGCTACCACATACATCGAGACACCGACTTGTCGGTGATCACATCGAAGCGGATCCAGGCTCGGGACCCTTACGGATTCGCCGACTACCTCACGCAATTGGGGAGAACGGCGGCGGGTGATTGCGCGTGA
- a CDS encoding endonuclease/exonuclease/phosphatase family protein, whose product MRVATFNILHGRTVGDGVVVQRLRDCVRRLDPDVLSLQEVDCDQPRSERADLTAAAAEAMGAVEHRFVAAISGTPGATWMAATGREQPGTAAYGIALLSRYPVDSWQVLRLPRIPMRFPMYLPGPNRVMVVDEEPRAAVIAQLRTPLGGLTVANTHLSFVPGWNRRQLRRLIHDLRGFPGPRLLTGDLNMTPKTVRRWSGMRALAAAPTFPADLPSRQLDHILTDDHRLRGGAVESDPMTISDHRPLVVDLQRV is encoded by the coding sequence ATGCGTGTCGCGACGTTCAACATCCTGCATGGCCGCACCGTCGGCGACGGTGTCGTCGTCCAGCGGCTGCGTGACTGCGTGCGCCGCCTCGACCCGGACGTGCTCAGCTTGCAAGAGGTCGACTGCGATCAACCCCGCTCCGAGCGCGCCGACCTGACCGCCGCGGCGGCCGAAGCCATGGGTGCGGTGGAACACCGGTTCGTGGCGGCCATTTCGGGCACGCCCGGGGCAACGTGGATGGCCGCGACCGGCCGCGAGCAGCCCGGCACCGCCGCGTACGGAATCGCGCTGCTGTCCCGATACCCGGTGGACAGCTGGCAGGTGCTGCGGCTACCCCGCATCCCGATGCGCTTTCCGATGTACCTGCCGGGCCCGAACCGGGTCATGGTCGTCGACGAGGAACCACGTGCGGCGGTCATCGCGCAATTGCGTACCCCGTTGGGCGGGCTCACGGTGGCCAATACGCACCTGTCCTTCGTCCCGGGCTGGAATCGGCGCCAGCTGCGCCGGCTGATTCACGACCTGCGCGGTTTTCCGGGACCCCGGCTGTTGACCGGTGACCTGAACATGACCCCGAAAACGGTGCGCCGCTGGTCGGGGATGCGGGCGCTGGCGGCCGCCCCGACCTTTCCCGCGGACCTGCCCAGCCGCCAGCTCGACCACATCCTGACCGACGATCACCGGCTGCGCGGCGGGGCCGTGGAGTCGGATCCCATGACCATTTCCGACCACCGTCCGTTGGTGGTGGACCTCCAGCGGGTGTGA
- a CDS encoding catalase produces MATDQNPKQRDLEPARFRRDTGYLTTQQGVRVDHTDDSLTVGERGPTLLEDFHAREKITHFDHERIPERVVHARGAGAYGYFEPYDDWLADYTAAKFLTSPGVQTPVFVRFSTVAGSRGSADTVRDVRGFATKFYTEQGNYDLVGNNFPVFFIQDGIKFPDFVHAVKPEPHNEIPQAQSAHDTLWDFVSLQPETLHTIMWLMSDRALPRSYRMMQGFGVHTFRLVNSSGEGTFVKFHWKPRLGVHSLIWDECQKIAGKDPDYNRRDLWEAIESGQYPEWELGVQLVAEADEFKFDFDLLDATKIIPEEQVPVRPVGKMVLNRNPDNFFAETEQVAFHTANVVPGIDFTNDPLLQFRNFSYLDTQLIRLGGPNFAQLPINRPVAEVRTNQHDGYGQHAIPQGRTSYFKNSIGGGCPALADENVFRHYTERLDGQAMRKRAKSFENHYSQARMFWQSMSAVEAEHIVAAFAFELGKVEMPEIRSAVVEQLARVDAGLAAQVAAKLGLPEPPEEPVDDGVTASPALSQIGVSDTIASRKIAVLAADGVDVVGTQRFIEQMGERGAVVEVLAPVAGGTLEGGSGGELPVDRSFTSMASVLYDAVVVACGPRSISTLSNDGYAVHFVTEAYKHLKPIGAYGAGVDLLRTAGVTNRLAEDTDVLNDQSVITTKAAADELPDRFAEEFAAALARHRCWERRTDPVPA; encoded by the coding sequence ATGGCCACCGATCAGAATCCGAAGCAACGCGATCTCGAGCCCGCGCGGTTCCGCCGCGACACCGGATACCTGACCACACAGCAGGGCGTTCGCGTCGACCACACCGACGACTCGCTGACCGTCGGAGAGCGGGGCCCGACCCTGCTGGAGGACTTCCACGCCCGAGAGAAGATCACCCACTTCGACCACGAGCGCATTCCGGAGCGCGTGGTGCACGCGCGGGGAGCCGGCGCCTACGGCTACTTCGAGCCCTACGACGATTGGCTGGCCGACTACACCGCGGCGAAATTCCTGACCAGTCCGGGGGTTCAGACCCCCGTGTTCGTCCGCTTCTCCACGGTGGCCGGGTCGCGCGGATCCGCCGACACGGTCCGCGACGTGCGCGGCTTCGCCACCAAGTTCTATACCGAACAAGGCAACTACGACCTGGTTGGCAACAACTTCCCGGTTTTCTTCATCCAGGACGGCATCAAGTTTCCCGACTTCGTGCACGCGGTAAAGCCCGAGCCGCACAACGAGATTCCGCAGGCGCAGTCGGCGCACGACACACTGTGGGACTTCGTGTCGCTGCAGCCCGAGACCCTGCACACCATCATGTGGCTGATGTCGGACCGGGCCTTGCCGCGCAGCTACCGCATGATGCAGGGCTTCGGCGTGCACACCTTCCGGCTGGTAAACAGCAGCGGCGAAGGGACTTTCGTGAAGTTCCACTGGAAGCCCCGGCTGGGCGTGCACTCGCTGATCTGGGACGAATGCCAGAAGATCGCGGGCAAGGACCCCGATTACAACCGCCGCGACCTGTGGGAGGCCATCGAATCGGGCCAGTATCCGGAATGGGAGCTCGGGGTGCAGCTGGTCGCCGAGGCGGACGAGTTCAAGTTCGACTTCGACCTGCTCGACGCGACGAAAATCATTCCCGAGGAACAGGTTCCGGTCCGCCCGGTGGGCAAGATGGTATTGAACCGCAACCCGGACAACTTCTTCGCCGAGACCGAGCAGGTGGCGTTCCACACGGCCAACGTGGTGCCCGGCATCGACTTCACCAACGATCCGTTGCTGCAGTTCCGCAACTTCTCCTACCTGGACACCCAGCTGATCCGCCTGGGCGGCCCGAACTTCGCCCAGCTGCCGATCAACCGGCCGGTGGCCGAGGTCCGCACCAACCAGCACGACGGGTACGGGCAGCACGCGATCCCGCAGGGCCGCACCAGTTACTTCAAGAACAGCATCGGCGGCGGCTGTCCCGCGCTGGCCGACGAGAACGTGTTTCGCCACTACACCGAGCGGCTGGACGGGCAGGCAATGCGCAAGCGCGCCAAGTCGTTCGAAAATCATTACAGCCAGGCGCGCATGTTCTGGCAGAGCATGTCGGCGGTGGAGGCCGAACACATCGTCGCCGCGTTCGCCTTCGAACTCGGCAAGGTCGAAATGCCCGAGATCCGTTCGGCCGTCGTGGAACAACTCGCGCGGGTCGACGCAGGGCTGGCCGCGCAGGTGGCCGCGAAGCTGGGGCTGCCCGAGCCGCCCGAGGAACCGGTCGACGACGGGGTGACCGCGTCCCCGGCGCTCTCGCAGATCGGTGTCAGCGACACCATCGCCTCGCGCAAGATCGCCGTCCTGGCCGCCGACGGGGTCGACGTGGTGGGCACCCAACGCTTCATCGAGCAGATGGGCGAACGCGGCGCGGTGGTCGAGGTGCTTGCCCCGGTCGCCGGCGGCACGTTGGAGGGCGGGTCCGGCGGCGAACTGCCCGTCGACCGGTCGTTCACGTCGATGGCCTCGGTGCTCTACGACGCCGTCGTGGTGGCGTGCGGGCCGCGGTCGATATCGACGTTGTCCAACGACGGCTACGCCGTGCACTTCGTGACCGAGGCCTACAAGCACCTGAAGCCGATCGGCGCCTACGGTGCGGGCGTCGACCTGCTGCGCACCGCCGGAGTCACCAACCGCCTGGCCGAGGACACCGACGTGCTCAACGATCAGTCCGTCATCACCACCAAGGCCGCGGCCGACGAGTTGCCGGACCGTTTCGCCGAGGAATTCGCCGCCGCCCTCGCGCGACACCGGTGCTGGGAGCGGCGCACAGACCCGGTTCCCGCCTAG
- a CDS encoding PIG-L deacetylase family protein, which produces MKTVSAGNCTRFAAKPLTHGGTPAPLWLASFEERPLPALDLTECEQLIVLAAHPDDETLGVGAMITQLAAAGVPVRVVCATDGGAARPGTSASERLRMETIRRYELRRATNLLNIPPPEALGLPDAELTRHEDTITEMLTAVLDDAGPGPATWCAATWRGDGHPDHEAVGRAASAACALTGSTLLEYPVWMWHWAFPADDAVPWDRAYAVPTSSWAMERKRRAAQCYRSQFERGAAGAAPRLPGFVLPRLLAVGEVVFR; this is translated from the coding sequence ATGAAAACGGTGTCGGCGGGCAACTGCACCCGGTTTGCGGCCAAGCCGCTGACCCACGGCGGCACGCCGGCGCCGTTGTGGCTGGCCAGTTTCGAGGAGCGGCCGCTGCCGGCACTGGACCTGACGGAGTGCGAGCAGCTGATCGTGCTGGCCGCGCATCCCGATGACGAAACCCTAGGCGTGGGTGCGATGATCACCCAGTTGGCCGCCGCCGGAGTTCCCGTTCGAGTGGTCTGCGCCACCGACGGTGGCGCCGCCCGGCCCGGTACGTCGGCGTCGGAGCGGCTTCGGATGGAAACCATCCGTCGTTACGAATTACGCAGAGCAACAAACCTTTTGAACATTCCTCCGCCGGAGGCCCTGGGCCTGCCCGACGCTGAGCTGACACGGCACGAGGACACAATCACCGAGATGCTGACCGCCGTCCTCGACGACGCCGGCCCGGGCCCGGCAACCTGGTGTGCCGCGACGTGGCGGGGCGACGGTCATCCCGATCACGAGGCCGTGGGGCGTGCGGCCTCGGCCGCCTGCGCACTCACCGGGTCGACGTTGTTGGAGTATCCGGTGTGGATGTGGCACTGGGCATTTCCGGCCGATGACGCCGTCCCCTGGGACCGCGCCTACGCGGTGCCCACTTCCAGTTGGGCGATGGAGCGCAAACGCCGTGCCGCGCAGTGCTATCGAAGCCAGTTCGAGCGCGGTGCCGCAGGAGCCGCCCCCAGGTTGCCGGGCTTCGTGCTGCCCCGGTTGCTCGCGGTGGGCGAGGTCGTATTCCGCTAG
- the mbp1 gene encoding microaggregate-binding protein 1: MGDDKSGPEEAVKGAVEGVKGKAKEVGGAVLGRDDLSREGQAQQDKADAQRDAGKKEAEAESARAGADAAEERQKKNQ; this comes from the coding sequence ATGGGGGATGACAAGAGCGGGCCGGAAGAAGCGGTCAAGGGCGCCGTCGAAGGCGTGAAGGGCAAGGCCAAAGAGGTCGGCGGGGCCGTGCTCGGCCGCGACGATCTGTCCAGAGAGGGCCAGGCCCAGCAGGACAAAGCGGACGCGCAACGCGACGCGGGCAAAAAGGAAGCCGAAGCGGAGTCGGCGCGCGCCGGCGCGGACGCCGCCGAGGAGCGCCAGAAGAAGAACCAGTAG
- a CDS encoding SDR family oxidoreductase yields the protein MTTIAVIGATGTAGSRVTARLKTRDVAVVEISREHGVDLFNGRDLSRALEGVDVAIDVSNPVPPDGRSDITQTLATASRNIMAACARQEVQRLVVSTMAGIEDPVFDGFPYYEAKREAKEILLDGPVPATIVKSTQWYEFATNHDAVTCSADEVIVEDWLIQPIAADTVADVLVESALGQTHSPRTITGPDPIRLPDLTSKLLAQQGDSRQVRTVEPAVVALGAGALLASGRAVVVGPDVDTWLQTMAPPSTNGHHGPDGNGCNPGPG from the coding sequence GTGACCACCATCGCCGTCATCGGAGCGACGGGAACGGCCGGCTCCCGCGTCACCGCCAGGCTGAAAACGCGCGACGTCGCAGTCGTCGAAATCTCGCGTGAGCACGGCGTCGACCTGTTCAACGGGCGGGACCTTTCACGGGCGCTCGAGGGCGTCGACGTCGCCATCGACGTATCCAATCCCGTGCCACCCGACGGGCGGTCCGACATCACCCAGACGCTCGCCACCGCCTCGCGCAACATCATGGCCGCGTGCGCCCGCCAGGAAGTGCAGCGCCTGGTGGTGTCGACGATGGCGGGCATCGAAGACCCGGTGTTCGACGGCTTCCCCTATTACGAAGCCAAACGCGAAGCCAAGGAAATCCTGCTGGACGGTCCGGTGCCGGCGACGATCGTCAAGTCGACGCAGTGGTACGAATTCGCAACCAACCACGACGCGGTGACCTGTAGCGCCGACGAGGTGATCGTCGAGGACTGGCTGATCCAGCCCATCGCCGCCGACACCGTCGCCGACGTGTTGGTCGAGTCGGCCCTGGGGCAGACGCACTCGCCGCGCACCATCACCGGTCCGGACCCCATTCGGTTGCCCGATCTGACCTCGAAACTCCTTGCCCAGCAAGGTGATAGCCGACAGGTGCGAACCGTGGAGCCCGCGGTCGTCGCGCTCGGCGCCGGAGCGTTGCTGGCGTCCGGGCGCGCGGTGGTCGTCGGCCCCGACGTCGACACGTGGCTGCAGACCATGGCTCCGCCCAGCACCAACGGCCACCACGGTCCCGACGGGAACGGCTGCAATCCCGGTCCCGGATAA
- a CDS encoding chemotaxis protein CheB, producing the protein MVIQTAEVGALQGVVAIGASAGGVEALSKFAAGLSPDVPYAYLMVLHVPAGAPSILARIVDRSGPLPATAAENGGALEPGQIYVAVPDRHLLVADHHVLLSQGPTENGHRPAINALFRSVALTFGPRAVGVLLSGVLDDGVLGMGAIRSRGGVTIGQSPEDALFPAMPTNALDAGVVDRQAAAADIGAVLKELSHREIGDPDMERDAAMELENRIAMMSRFATDFDTEKLGPPSGYTCPDCNGSLVSISEGNFRCQVGHAWTAEALLGARDTELEGAMWIAVRSLQEKARLARDMAGKAGTGLLFRRYTAMAEETERALILLSDRLSDTAQHEGEAG; encoded by the coding sequence GTGGTGATTCAGACGGCTGAAGTCGGCGCCCTGCAAGGTGTGGTAGCGATCGGTGCCTCGGCCGGTGGCGTCGAAGCTTTGTCCAAGTTCGCCGCGGGGCTGTCGCCGGACGTTCCCTACGCCTATCTGATGGTGTTGCACGTGCCCGCCGGCGCGCCGAGCATCCTGGCCCGCATCGTCGACCGCAGCGGACCGCTGCCCGCGACCGCCGCCGAGAACGGTGGGGCGCTTGAGCCCGGCCAGATCTACGTCGCCGTCCCGGACCGCCACCTGCTGGTCGCCGACCATCACGTGTTGCTCTCGCAGGGCCCCACCGAGAACGGGCACCGGCCCGCGATCAACGCGTTGTTCCGTTCGGTGGCTCTGACATTCGGGCCCCGGGCGGTGGGTGTGCTGCTCTCCGGCGTGCTCGACGACGGCGTGCTGGGAATGGGCGCCATCCGCTCGCGCGGCGGCGTCACCATCGGCCAGTCGCCCGAGGACGCGCTGTTCCCGGCGATGCCGACCAACGCCCTGGACGCGGGTGTGGTGGACCGGCAGGCCGCGGCGGCCGACATCGGCGCGGTCCTCAAAGAGCTGTCGCACCGAGAGATAGGGGATCCTGACATGGAGCGCGACGCCGCGATGGAATTGGAGAATCGCATCGCGATGATGTCGCGGTTCGCGACCGATTTCGACACCGAAAAACTGGGGCCCCCGTCCGGCTACACCTGCCCGGACTGCAACGGCTCGCTGGTTTCGATCAGCGAGGGCAATTTCCGCTGCCAGGTCGGCCACGCGTGGACGGCCGAGGCGCTCCTCGGAGCGAGGGACACCGAACTCGAGGGGGCGATGTGGATCGCGGTGCGCAGCCTGCAAGAGAAGGCCAGGCTGGCCCGCGACATGGCCGGCAAGGCGGGAACCGGTCTGCTCTTTCGGCGTTACACGGCGATGGCGGAGGAGACCGAACGCGCGCTGATCCTGCTCAGCGACCGGCTGTCGGACACCGCTCAGCACGAGGGTGAAGCCGGATGA
- a CDS encoding acyl-CoA dehydrogenase family protein: MTAGLVEHWLESGRLELPFPASGRTAERWQRLARLAEENIVAARIAESHVDAVAILNELGGKPPEPGQLWGVWAAEAPDATLTATESDGAVTLNGTKVWCAGAGFCTHALVTATLDDGTRGLFAVAATDPTVKALPSTWWNAGMAGSDTRPVQFTNTQAVAVGDPDAYLDRPGFWHGAIGVAACWLGGARRVADPLYRCAASQSADAYSLAHLGAVDAALAASDAILAAAASQIDDDPFDRAGTAQLLARRVRTVVEHAVDEAITRTGRALGPGPLCQDGRHAQRVADLSIYIRQSHAERDLAELGRLAGQQGMRAP, translated from the coding sequence GTGACGGCGGGTCTGGTTGAGCACTGGCTGGAATCCGGGCGGCTCGAGTTGCCCTTCCCGGCATCGGGGCGCACGGCCGAACGCTGGCAGCGTCTGGCGCGGCTGGCCGAGGAGAACATCGTGGCGGCCCGGATCGCCGAATCCCATGTCGATGCGGTCGCGATACTCAACGAATTGGGTGGCAAGCCACCGGAACCGGGTCAGCTGTGGGGCGTGTGGGCCGCCGAAGCGCCCGACGCCACGTTGACGGCCACCGAAAGCGATGGCGCGGTCACCCTGAACGGCACCAAAGTGTGGTGTGCGGGCGCCGGATTCTGCACCCATGCGCTGGTGACCGCGACGCTCGACGACGGAACGCGCGGGCTGTTCGCGGTCGCCGCGACCGATCCAACCGTCAAGGCGCTGCCCAGCACCTGGTGGAACGCCGGGATGGCGGGCAGCGATACTCGGCCCGTCCAGTTCACCAACACTCAAGCCGTCGCGGTGGGCGACCCCGACGCCTACCTGGATCGGCCCGGGTTCTGGCACGGCGCCATCGGTGTGGCCGCGTGTTGGCTGGGCGGTGCGCGCAGGGTCGCCGACCCGCTATACCGGTGCGCCGCAAGCCAGTCGGCGGACGCATACTCGCTGGCGCACCTCGGCGCGGTGGACGCCGCGCTCGCCGCGAGCGATGCGATCCTGGCGGCGGCCGCGAGTCAGATCGATGATGATCCGTTCGACCGGGCCGGCACCGCGCAGCTCCTGGCCCGTCGAGTGCGCACGGTGGTGGAACACGCCGTCGACGAAGCCATCACCCGCACCGGACGCGCGTTGGGCCCCGGGCCGCTGTGCCAGGACGGCCGGCACGCGCAGCGGGTCGCCGACCTGAGCATCTACATCCGGCAGAGCCACGCCGAGCGGGATCTTGCCGAGCTCGGCCGGCTGGCGGGCCAGCAGGGGATGCGGGCGCCATGA
- a CDS encoding DUF7218 family protein has protein sequence MPRSSIKNEKLYQDLRKKGDSKEKAARISNAAAGQGKSKVSRRGGKSGSYQDWTVPELRKRAKELGMSGYSSLTKDKLVAKLRNH, from the coding sequence ATGCCGCGTTCGTCGATCAAGAACGAAAAGTTGTACCAGGATTTGCGCAAGAAGGGCGACTCCAAGGAAAAGGCCGCGCGCATCTCGAATGCGGCCGCAGGACAGGGGAAGTCAAAGGTCTCCCGCAGGGGCGGCAAGTCCGGGTCGTATCAGGACTGGACAGTTCCCGAACTGAGGAAGCGCGCCAAAGAGCTTGGCATGTCGGGCTATTCGAGCCTGACCAAAGACAAGCTGGTGGCCAAACTGCGTAACCACTAG
- a CDS encoding STAS domain-containing protein gives MTEELNPAVRIHPESHQDAATLTVEGVLDSSTYRTVRDAVIKAAIDEPRAVIVDINRLHAPSASAWTVFTSARWHVSVWPDVPILLACADPRVQRELAKAGVTRYVPIYATLELALDAVRRRALSVRRRARTELARNISSLDTARSVIADWLTRWGVPDAIPTAATVATVFVENVLDHTESAPALIVESYQDSVAVAVEDGNSHLPGRHEDADRGADLVSGLAIVAALCRAWGATPTSSGKTVWGSVGRETQL, from the coding sequence ATGACCGAGGAGCTGAATCCCGCCGTGCGGATCCATCCGGAATCGCATCAGGACGCGGCCACCCTGACGGTGGAGGGCGTGCTCGACAGCTCGACCTATCGGACCGTCCGCGACGCCGTCATCAAGGCGGCCATCGACGAACCGCGCGCGGTGATCGTCGACATCAACCGTCTGCATGCGCCGTCGGCCTCGGCCTGGACGGTGTTCACCAGCGCGCGCTGGCACGTCAGCGTATGGCCCGATGTTCCGATCCTGCTGGCGTGCGCCGACCCGCGGGTGCAGCGGGAGTTGGCCAAGGCCGGCGTCACCCGCTATGTGCCGATCTACGCCACCCTCGAGCTGGCGCTGGACGCGGTGCGGCGCCGGGCCCTGTCGGTGCGGCGGCGGGCGCGCACCGAGCTGGCGCGCAACATCAGCAGCCTCGATACGGCTCGTAGCGTGATCGCCGACTGGCTCACCCGATGGGGTGTCCCGGACGCGATCCCGACCGCGGCGACGGTGGCGACCGTCTTCGTCGAGAACGTCCTCGATCACACGGAGAGCGCCCCGGCGCTGATCGTCGAGAGTTACCAGGACAGCGTCGCCGTCGCGGTGGAGGACGGCAACTCGCATCTGCCGGGCCGGCATGAGGACGCCGACCGCGGCGCCGACCTCGTCTCCGGGCTGGCCATCGTGGCCGCGCTGTGCCGGGCGTGGGGCGCGACGCCCACGTCGTCTGGGAAAACGGTGTGGGGATCGGTCGGACGAGAAACCCAGCTCTGA
- a CDS encoding heme-binding protein has protein sequence MKISSIVARRKVAGISAGCVLGGMAMGVVGAPSAAAAPDCSPAGVNNTVSSVQGSAQQYLAAHPGANQVVTAAYGQPRPQAESSLRGYFTGHPQEYNDLRGILAPIGDTERQCNVSALPPYLESAYQEFMAG, from the coding sequence ATGAAAATCAGCAGCATTGTCGCGCGCCGAAAAGTTGCCGGGATCAGTGCCGGCTGCGTGCTCGGGGGAATGGCCATGGGCGTCGTCGGTGCGCCATCGGCGGCCGCAGCACCCGACTGCAGCCCGGCCGGTGTGAACAACACCGTCTCCTCGGTGCAGGGCTCCGCCCAGCAGTACCTGGCCGCGCATCCGGGCGCCAACCAGGTGGTGACGGCCGCCTACGGGCAGCCGCGTCCGCAGGCCGAATCGAGCCTGCGCGGCTACTTCACCGGCCACCCGCAGGAGTACAACGATCTGCGCGGCATCCTGGCACCGATCGGCGACACCGAACGGCAGTGCAACGTTTCCGCCCTGCCGCCGTACCTGGAGTCGGCGTACCAGGAGTTCATGGCCGGCTGA
- a CDS encoding nucleotidyltransferase: MAASDALPDATACTAQLRDALRRAASALKENGPRFALAGSYALWAYGAPEPSHDVDLVVAEADVEAAVATLADAGFAIERPPEDWLFKARAGGMLVDVLHRINGVPVDTETLDRAEQYDVLAIAMPVLPPTMVLIQQLRALGEHHCDFARLLPAVRAVRERLDWDDIKQATADNDYAAAFLVLADRLGLTA; encoded by the coding sequence ATGGCAGCCAGCGACGCCCTCCCCGACGCCACAGCGTGCACCGCCCAGCTACGGGACGCGCTGCGCCGCGCTGCGTCGGCGCTCAAGGAGAACGGGCCGCGGTTCGCCTTGGCCGGCAGCTACGCGTTATGGGCCTACGGCGCACCGGAACCCAGTCACGACGTGGACCTCGTGGTGGCCGAGGCCGATGTGGAGGCCGCCGTGGCGACCCTGGCGGACGCCGGATTCGCCATCGAGCGGCCGCCGGAGGATTGGCTGTTCAAGGCGCGTGCCGGCGGCATGCTGGTGGACGTCCTGCATCGCATCAACGGCGTGCCGGTCGATACCGAGACGCTGGACCGTGCCGAACAGTACGACGTGTTGGCCATCGCCATGCCGGTGTTGCCGCCCACTATGGTGCTCATCCAGCAACTGCGCGCGCTGGGTGAGCATCACTGCGACTTCGCCAGGTTGCTGCCCGCGGTGCGCGCGGTGCGTGAACGGCTGGATTGGGATGACATCAAGCAGGCGACCGCCGACAACGATTACGCGGCCGCCTTCCTGGTGCTGGCCGACCGGCTCGGCCTGACCGCCTAG